Genomic DNA from Macrobrachium rosenbergii isolate ZJJX-2024 unplaced genomic scaffold, ASM4041242v1 393, whole genome shotgun sequence:
ATTCTACGAATGATTCTTTTCCATTGATGAAACTCAAGAGAACAATTTATCAGTTGTCTTATATGGACAACTGTGCATTTACGGCAGAAACGTCGGAGTGTTTGTTGTGGATGTATACAATGTTGGAGGATATTTTCAGTCCATATAAGTTTTCACTTCAGCAGTTTTCGTCAAATGACATGTCATTACagaatgaaattgataaaattcAGGAAACAGAGACTCCAACAAAATGTAAACTGCTGGGACTTGAGTGGGATCGAATGAGCGATACATTGTCTACAAAACCCATACAACTAGATataaattcatcaacaaaaagaCAAGTTTTATCTACTATAGCTTCGCAATTCGATCTTCTTAATTTCAATGGACCTATGCTGAATCGAGCCAGATTATTTCTACACAGATTGCAGTGTAGACCAGAATTAGATTGGGATGAAAAGCTTACTGCTCCTTTGATCAATGAATGGAAGAATATCTGCAAGCAGGCCAATTCTGCACCTCCTGTGGAGTTCCCACGGAATTTTGGTGCTCGTACTGACAATTATAAATTGGTTGGGTTTGCTGATAGTAGTAAGGTTCTGTAATGTATATAATCAAACCACAAAAACCAACTTCTGAATGCTAAAATAAACACTTGACGTGAACCATAAGGATAGGAAGTGAGAGTACTTGGGCTGCATCATCCGGAGGCCAATTAAATGGATCcgacagtatacacacacatctgaaaTAGTGTACAAGAAGAAATCTTAAGATTTCACGTATGAACAGAATCGGACGCAACTACCACAATGAAATAACAGcccaaaagtaaacaagtaaaatgtaaagtatatttctatcccagtaaacaaaacgtcaaaacgagtaaaaaaacaaacagaactcAACAAAACCAATAGTAAATTGACggatgaaacaaataaacaaagtaactATAAGTATGAATAATTATGCAATTCACGTATGTTTAAGGTAAGTAGGTAAGATACGTATATTTAGGGTAAGTATAGGTAATAACACACTTATCACATAAGCATCGATTAAAGCTGCAGGAATAAAAGTTAAGATCTGGacagttttaaaaaacaaagaaaaatagcttttCTCTCACCTTGTTTATAGTGATTTCGGAGATAGGTAAGCGGGTTCCCCTTTGGCAGGTCCGGGTCCAATGGTAACTTGATAGAATTATTGCATATTTGCGTTATACATGACCGTAATACAAATGATAGGATCCATAGGTCACTAAATCAATTCAAAGTGTAATCCACGGTAAGTATGACTGGAACTTTTACTGAAGACTGCCGTTGTGGGTTTTTGACAGATACTGCAGGTTCTCCGTCACTTTTGTCCGTGTCTGCTGCTCCTACCCTTCCAGCACCGCAGTTGGTCGTTAACAAGTGTTTCTCAGTCGAACTAAGAGCAGCGGTCACTCAGTAAACCAAGAAAACATTTTCCgcattaatttatatgtaaaattggtGGTTTGTTTGCGGCAATAACCAATAACAAGGACTTGACGAAGAAAGctatttataaaaattacgttaattttaGAATTGAGTAATTAAGTAATTACAAATGTAAAGCACTTTAATACTGATGCCGCAGTGATAATGCATATTTTTCTACACTCCAGGGAAGAGATTTTGATTTAGTATGAAATCAaaagtatataatgtaaatgtatttacaagaaaattacccaaaaataaaaaccaaccaaaagaatccaaataaaataatagtaacatatatacagtaatgaaaaatCCCTAATCAGATTCAGCCAAAATTTGATGAATTTTGGCAGCACCCTGTATAGCTGCTTTTCTTTTAGGACGTGATGATACAATATGAACATTCTCAGTGTCTGGTACACTTTGCTTCTCATCATCGCCTGGGACTGACAAAAGAGGAATTATAGAACTAGAGTGCCGTTTTAATATTTCTCCAGTTTTCCCTTTAAAGACTTTCACAGCCGTAActtcattgtttatatttgttacaaTTTCCTTAATGCGCCCCATTGGATAATTACAGGGTTTAGCTAAGGGTTCCCTCAAAAGTACTATATCTCCAACTTTAAGTTCTTTATGTTGAACGGGCTTGTACCGGTCTTTTTTATTCACGGCTTGATATATCAGATTCCCAACAAattcttcattgtatattttaatgACATTATGTCGTACATTTTGTAGTTTCAGTAATGATGAAGGAATCTGATCTGCATTGAATTCCGGATCGGGATCTGTTGGGCCTTGTAGTTGCGGAATTATATTGATGGAAACCAATTCTCTGCCATGAATCAACATCTCCGGGGTAATGATTTCTGGAATGCTCTCTCCTGAAGAGTCCCTAAGAGACTCTTTAAATGAAATTGGCCTTCTGTTCACCAAATGTATAGTTTTgtgaacaataaaatcaaaatcccgaAGTGGAAGAACATTATTGCGCATTGCTCCAAATAATAAGCGCTTGGTTAGTTTCACACAAGACTCTACTAACGAGCCGAGTTGATTACATCCCTTGTAATATTGCTCAAATTTAAAGGATTTAATTCCATGTTCCTGTAAATATGCATTTGTCTCGTAATCGTTCAAGAAACTAGAGATCTGATTTGCACCAGCAACGAATTGCGATCCCAAATCAGACAGACATAAGGAGGGAATGCCAAATTCATATGTATGAAGTTGCAATGCTCTAATAAATTCCTCTGAAGTTAAATCCATGCAAATTTTCAAGTTAATAGCCCGAGACCACAGACACGTAATACATAACAACCACACCTTGACAGTATTTCCTTgatcattctttattttaaatggtCCCATATGATCAATGAAAATCTGCCTGTACGGTATGTTTTCAGGATTAATCCTGAACTCTGGGTAATGACTTTGATTTAGTTTAATTACCCTCTCATTTAATCTCTTACAAGTAATGCAGTTTGACAGAACTTTCTTCACAGCCGAGTATATATGGGTAATCAAAAGTTTCTTCTAAGTTCCGCCAACAAAGGACAACAACCAGCATGTAGAGAGCTTCACGTGCAATTCCCTTATAATCAGAGGAGCCAATATACTGTCCTTCGATATTAGTAAAGGATAGTTGAATTTGTTAAGATGTTGGACTTCCTTCAATCTTCGGCATTTACTCTTTACCCTTACCATGCCATCTGAATCAAGAAACAAGTTCAACTGTGCAACAATGTTAGGCAGATTCTTCAACTGCTTCTGTTTTGAGTGAAAATAATCAAAGACATCTGGGAAATGGATATGTTGATCTCTGGTTATAATCTGCCTACAAGCTTCATCATAAAAGTTAAAGCCTTCATCTTCAACTTCAAAGTGATCAAGAGCTGGATGTTTACTTTTAAACTTTGATTTCAATATGCTGCAGAACCTGAGCACCACCGCATGCACTCTCACAGCCTTCTCAAAACTAGAAACcctattaaaagagaaaagatgCTCCGAGCCCACATGCGGAGGTGAACAAGCACTGCCACAATTTGTCTCTACTTTATGCATTCGTTTTGGTTCAAACAAGCCAGGTAAAATGAAAGACAATGTGCAGTCACTACAGATCACATTGCTATCGCTCTCTGTAATGAACTTAGGACCAGTTATATAGTTTGTTTTCATCAGCTGCCTAAAGGATAAAGGTCTGGTGATGCAGTCTGCTGGATTATCTTCTCCagacacaaaagaaaatttcatacaagAATCCTCACACAGCTTATTGATATACTCTAACCTATTGAGTATAAAGGGTTGCTTTTTTTGTAGTTTGTCAAGTTTCAAGGCGTAAGACTGCAGCCAGGTCAGTACCACCAAACTGTCAGAGTAGATTTCGCATCCAGCTATCTCAATAGGATCAATGCAACCAAATCCTGAAAGTTCATTCTTCAAATCCTTTACAGTTTCAGCGGTTAATGCAAGAGCTTGCAATTCCAAGCTTGGTATGGATTTTGACTCCAATTGTTTACTCACCAGTTTATTTCTTACTAAAATAAAGTAGATCTTATTTGTACTTATGTTATACAGATACACTGCAGTGCcaattaaattcattgtaacttataCTTTGTTATTTAATGTATCCTATTTTAACCTATAAATTTAATAAGTTACCATATCATTAAAATTGGTATGtctcatttttatacataaataaaaataaataaataaaaatgaataaaaataaataaataaataaaaataaataaataaaaataaataaataagtaaataaatgaaaataaataaataaaaataattaaatgaataaaaataaataaataaaattaaataaaaaaataattaaataaataaaaataaataaataaaaaaataaaaataaataaataaaaaaataaatagataaaaaaaaataaataaataaaaataaatgaataaataaaaataaataaataaataaaaataaaaataaataaataaataaaataaataaattaaaatgaatatataaataaaaataaataaataaaaataaataaataaaaaataaataaataaataaataaataaataaaaaataaataaataaataaataaataaataaataaataaataaataaaaataaataaataaataaataaaaataaataaaataaataaaaaaaattaaataaataaaaataaataaataaataaaaaataaataaataaataaaaataaataaataaaaataaataaataaataaaaataaataaaaataaataaataaaaattaataaataaaaaataaaataaataaataaaaataaataaaaaaaataaataaataaaaataaataaataaataaataaataaataaataaaaaataaataaaataaaataaataaataaaataaataaataaaaaaataaataaaaaataaataaataaaaataaataaataaataaaaaaaaaataaaaattaataaataaaaaaaaaaataaataaaaataaataaataaaaataaaataaataaataaataaataaataaaaataaataaataaaaataaataaaaaataaaaaataaaaataaaaaataaaaataaataaataagtaaaaataaataaataaataaaaataaataaataaaaaataaataaataaataaataaataaataaaaataaataaataaaaaaataaataattaaaaaaaataaataaataaataaataaataaataaaaaaataaaataaaaataaataaataaataaataaaaataaataaataaaataaataaataaaaaaataaaaaataaataaataaaaataaataaataaataaaaataaataaataaaaataaataaataaaaaataaaaaataaaaataaataaataaataaaaataaataaaaaaaataaataaataaataaaaataaataaataaaaataaat
This window encodes:
- the LOC136838277 gene encoding uncharacterized protein, which codes for MNLIGTAVYLYNISTNKIYFILVRNKLVSKQLESKSIPSLELQALALTAETVKDLKNELSGFGCIDPIEIAGCEIYSDSLVVLTWLQSYALKLDKLQKKQPFILNRLEYINKLCEDSCMKFSFVSGEDNPADCITRPLSFRQLMKTNYITGPKFITESDSNVICSDCTLSFILPGLFEPKRMHKVETNCGSACSPPHVGSEHLFSFNRVSSFEKAVRVHAVVLRFCSILKSKFKSKHPALDHFEVEDEGFNFYDEACRQIITRDQHIHFPDVFDYFHSKQKQLKNLPNIVAQLNLFLDSDGMVRVKSKCRRLKEVQHLNKFNYPLLISKDSILAPLIIRELHVKLSTCWLLSFVGGT